A stretch of Argiope bruennichi chromosome 10, qqArgBrue1.1, whole genome shotgun sequence DNA encodes these proteins:
- the LOC129987460 gene encoding uncharacterized protein LOC129987460 — protein MPLGLNPHQYRIVRKNFAPFSGQQKNVNLFEKPFDKFFIVKRISENNETFNSVSPFLVEKAMTGALGEVVSTRKLRSGDLLVEVGSRKQAQQIIKLKALASLTVSVSAHTTLNSSKGVITCGELYNDTLDKITAELKPEGVTHVRRITIRRDGQLLPTKHFILTFNRPKLPERVKVGYMRLAGRPYIPNPLRCFQCQRFGHSKSNCRGTLTCARCAVKGHESQQCSSEEKCVNCNGNHTSFSRSCPRWLMEKQILTIKHKENISYSEARRKVNVQTPTPGVTYASVLQKQFCANCSCTNCVKNVDEIKPPVKSDSDTEKSVTSAPETGKPEIAQRKRKSNKSLKLKLSKRGVSEKHLSQKIKASSLNNSVALGLANQGIVQKDLSSIFNGVPKSPELIALHPSEEEDEIQMSCDLSTTLTNVPNTSHATFS, from the coding sequence atgccgctgGGCCTGAATCCCCATCAATATCGTATCGTCCGTAAAAACtttgctcccttcagtgggcaacaaaagAATGTTAACCTTTTTGAAAAACCTTTCGACAAATTCTTTATTGTAAAACGCATTTCTGAAAACAACGAAACATTTAACAGCGTTTCACCGTTTCTAGTAGAAAAAGCAATGACAGGAGCACTTGGAGAAGTTGTTTCAACTCGAAAACTTCGCTCTGGTGACTTACTTGTAGAAGTCGGTAGCCGCAAGCAAGctcaacaaataattaaattgaaggCATTAGCATCTCTAACCGTTAGTGTAAGTGCTCATACGACGCTTAATTCTTCAAAAGGCGTAATAACCTGTGGCGAGCTATATAACGACACCTTGGACAAAATTACAGCAGAATTGAAACCCGAAGGAGTGACGCATGTACGCCGTATAACaattcggcgggatggacaactccttcccacaaaacACTTTATTTTGACATTCAATAGACCTAAATTGCCAGAACGGGTAAAAGTGGGCTATATGAGACTAGCCGGGAGGCCTTACATACCAAATCCTCTCCGGTGCTTTCAGTGCCAACGATTTGGACACTCGAAATCCAACTGCCGAGGGACTCTCACTTGCGCCCGGTGTGCAGTGAAAGGCCACGAAAGTCAGCAGTGTTCCTCTGAAGAAAAATGTGTGAATTGCAATGGCAATCACACTTCATTTTCTAGGTCATGTCCACGTTGGTTGATGGAGAAACAGATTCTAACaattaaacataaagaaaatatctcTTACTCTGAAGCTAGGCGTAAAGTCAATGTCCAGACACCAACACCTGGTGTAACTTATGCTTCTGTTttgcaaaaacaattttgtgCAAATTGCTCTTGCACTAATTGTGTTAAAAATGTCGATGAAATTAAGCCGCCTGTGAAATCAGACTCCGATACTGAAAAGTCCGTAACTAGTGCTCCTGAAACTGGAAAACCTGAAATAGCTCAACGCAAACGGAAATCAAATAAATCACTAAAGCTTAAGCTTTCGAAACGTGGCGTTTCCGAAAAACATCTTTCACAAAAGATAAAAGCATCAAGTTTAAATAACTCTGTCGCTCTGGGACTTGCGAATCAGGGTATAGTCCAAAAGGATCTATCGTCCATTTTCAATGGCGTGCCCAAAAGTCCCGAACTAATCGCACTTCATCCATCCGAAGAGGAGGATGAAATCCAAATGAGTTGCGATTTATCGACGACTCTAACGAATGTCCCTAATACCTCTCATGCAACGTTTTCTTGA
- the LOC129987461 gene encoding uncharacterized protein LOC129987461, whose translation MRSGDLLVEVSSRKQAQQIQKLQSLATIRVSVTPHQSLNSSKGVITCGEILNLPVELIVSEMKSQGVSHVRRISIRRDGQILETKHHVLTFKTSKLPEYVYAGYIKLPVRPYIPNPLRCFQCQRFGHSKMNCRGSLTCARCAQKGHDSQQCTAEEKCVNCGGDHPSYSRSCPRWALEKQVTTIKFKEDLSYPEARRRVKAQTPIPGVSYASAVKKTFCQNCSCENCLKYARKTTDNEKTSDSDAEHTLKTNTDTQKTVRRKSKSQNSLTLNLAKRGLTQKDLRKKLKNSAPKNSVALGLATQGVVHKDLQSIFGDTLNSPDIKLHPSEDEYELGMSCDDHATPTTASSLSPSKSLS comes from the coding sequence ATGAGATCTGGCGACTTGCTTGTGGAGGTTTCTTCTCGTAAGCAAGCACAACAGATACAAAAACTACAATCCTTGGCAACAATAAGAGTTTCTGTAACCCCTCACCAATCACTTAATAGCTCTAAAGGCGTCATCACATGCGGCGAAATACTAAATCTTCCCGTAGAGTTAATTGTCTCCGAAATGAAATCTCAAGGTGTTTCACATGTGCGTCGAATTTCCATACGACGTGATGGACAAATACTTGAGACGAAACATCAcgtattaacttttaaaacttctaaattacCGGAGTACGTCTATGCAGGCTATATAAAGTTACCGGTTAGGCCATATATCCCTAATCCACTAAGGTGTTTTCAGTGCCAACGCTTTGGCCACTCCAAAATGAATTGCCGCGGGTCTCTCACTTGTGCCCGCTGTGCACaaaaagggcatgatagccaaCAGTGTACCGCAGAAGAAAAGTGCGTAAACTGTGGTGGCGATCATCCCTCATATTCTCGATCTTGTCCTCGCTGGGCACTGGAAAAGCAGGTTAcgacaataaaattcaaagaggATTTATCTTATCCTGAAGCCAGACGCAGGGTTAAGGCACAGACCCCAATCCCTGGTGTCAGTTATGCTTCAGCAGTTAAGAAAACTTTCTGTCAGAATTGCTCTTGTGAAAACTGCTTAAAATATGCCAGGAAAACAACAGATAATGAAAAAACATCAGATTCCGATGCTGAACATACTCTGAAAACTAATACTGATACTCAAAAAACTGttagaagaaaatcaaaatcacAGAACTCTCTGACATTAAACTTAGCAAAACGTGGCCTTACGCAAAAAGATTTgcgaaagaaactgaaaaattctgCACCTAAAAATTCCGTCGCATTGGGGTTAGCGACGCAAGGTGTTGTCCATAAGGACTTACAGTCCATCTTTGGTGACACGCTTAATAGCCCCGATATTAAACTGCATCCGTCTGAGGATGAATATGAACTTGGTATGAGTTGCGATGATCATGCAACTCCAACAACTGCTTCTTCTCTCTCTCCTTCCAAAtcactctcttaa